A single genomic interval of Gemmatimonas sp. UBA7669 harbors:
- a CDS encoding DUF1259 domain-containing protein produces the protein MMVTGALAAVALGCGAVDEAPPTPGDSSVPSASETTTVDWPAVDSTMGRAGVIQGDELHRYNFPRSDLSVTVRDARGDVVLRPALALGGWIAMHATGTGTDVMAMGDLVLTEEELPRVMSRLQQGGVEQTAVHHHVMRESPRILYMHVHARGDAVQIAEAVREAVALTSTPAAVPAPSPAAPVDLDTVAIAAALGHVGRSNGGVYQVSAPRPETITSGGHAIPGAMGLGTVMNFQPTGNGRAAITGDFVMTAGEVNRVIRALRANDIDVTSLHNHMLDDDPRLFFMHFWAHDDAVKLARGLRAGLDSTAIRPKL, from the coding sequence ATGATGGTCACGGGAGCCCTCGCGGCCGTGGCCCTCGGATGCGGCGCTGTTGATGAGGCGCCACCCACGCCAGGTGACTCGTCCGTGCCATCGGCCTCCGAAACCACGACGGTGGATTGGCCGGCAGTGGACTCGACGATGGGCCGGGCTGGTGTGATCCAGGGGGACGAACTGCATCGCTACAACTTCCCGCGTTCGGACCTCAGCGTCACCGTCCGCGACGCACGTGGCGATGTGGTGCTGCGCCCCGCGTTGGCCTTGGGCGGATGGATTGCCATGCATGCCACCGGCACTGGCACCGACGTGATGGCCATGGGTGACCTCGTGCTGACCGAGGAGGAGCTCCCCCGTGTGATGTCACGTCTCCAGCAAGGCGGCGTGGAACAGACGGCGGTGCATCACCACGTCATGCGGGAGTCGCCGCGCATTCTGTACATGCACGTGCACGCGCGGGGCGACGCGGTGCAGATCGCGGAAGCGGTACGTGAGGCGGTGGCGCTTACGTCCACACCGGCAGCAGTACCGGCCCCCTCGCCGGCAGCACCGGTCGACCTCGATACAGTGGCCATTGCCGCAGCCCTTGGTCATGTCGGTCGCAGCAACGGCGGCGTGTATCAGGTCAGTGCACCGCGCCCGGAAACCATCACGTCTGGCGGTCATGCCATTCCCGGCGCCATGGGACTCGGCACCGTCATGAACTTTCAGCCCACCGGGAACGGGCGCGCGGCCATCACGGGTGATTTTGTCATGACAGCTGGCGAGGTCAATCGTGTCATTCGCGCCCTGCGCGCCAATGACATCGATGTGACGAGCCTGCACAATCACATGCTCGACGACGACCCTCGCTTGTTTTTCATGCACTTCTGGGCTCATGACGACGCGGTCAAGCTCGCGCGAGGGTTGAGGGCCGGACTCGACAGCACGGCCATCAGACCCAAACTGTAG
- a CDS encoding Crp/Fnr family transcriptional regulator encodes MTPLDELPLFADLSPATRARLSAGSALRHFPAGATLFRAGDAVTGLYVVLSGRVRVVRSRDGRQSVVHTEGAGGTLAEVPLFAGGGLPATAIADVDARCLHIPKELLTQVMRDDPDVAQLFLRRLALRVRQVVDRLDSLSTQSVTGRLATLLLVRSHGATDRPFSLGMTQAAAAEELGTVREVLVRAIASLRREGLIAPAGRGQFVIRNVEALRRRASE; translated from the coding sequence GTGACTCCGCTCGACGAACTCCCGCTGTTTGCTGACCTGTCGCCGGCGACACGTGCCCGGCTCTCGGCCGGCAGTGCCCTGCGCCACTTTCCGGCGGGCGCGACCCTGTTTCGTGCAGGCGATGCGGTAACCGGACTGTACGTCGTGCTCTCCGGACGCGTGCGTGTCGTGCGGTCGCGTGATGGTCGGCAGAGTGTGGTGCATACCGAGGGGGCAGGCGGCACACTGGCGGAGGTGCCGTTGTTTGCAGGTGGCGGGTTGCCGGCCACCGCCATCGCCGATGTGGACGCGCGCTGCCTGCACATTCCGAAAGAGTTGCTCACGCAGGTCATGCGCGACGATCCCGACGTGGCGCAGTTGTTTCTGCGGCGTCTGGCGCTGCGCGTACGTCAGGTGGTTGATCGACTCGACAGTCTGTCCACGCAGTCTGTCACGGGACGTCTTGCCACGCTGCTGCTGGTGCGATCTCACGGCGCCACCGACCGACCGTTCTCACTGGGCATGACGCAGGCGGCAGCAGCCGAAGAACTCGGCACCGTGCGTGAGGTGCTGGTGCGCGCCATCGCCAGTCTGCGCCGCGAGGGGCTGATCGCGCCGGCGGGGCGTGGGCAATTCGTGATTCGAAACGTCGAAGCGCTGAGGCGGCGGGCTAGTGAGTGA